The segment agagaaaactACACTTTAGTCGTCATTATGTGGTGGAAGCAGacagtgattttctttctttctttctttttttattttttaaaaatgtttttaaatgtttttatttgtttttgagttagaaacagagagagtaggagaggggcagagagaggaagacacagaatctgaagcatgctctgagctctgaggtgtcagcacagagcccaacacagggcttgaactcatgagctgtgagatcaggacctgagctgaagttggacatttaacgaactgagccacccaggtgccccaaaacttcaGTTTTCTAGTTGAGGTTGTAGTCTTGGTCTGGAGGAAGAGTTCTGGAATTAAGTGGCAGACTCCATTTTTTCGTAAACACCTCCTGTCTGCAGCAGGAACACATCAATTATATCTTTATGCTCCATCTCTAACTGTGCAGGAGTGTTTGTTTCATTGATTGACTGCTTGTCCCTTTGGCATCTGATCTGCCTCATTGACAAAGCTCATTGACAAGCCGGTTGTTCACAACAGGCTTTCATTAGTTTACTAAATGCACTGTGCCTCTTAATCTTAAATAGCACCACAGAACCATCCTGACCCACCACCTTCAAATGAACATGATCATTGTTCCCTCTCTTGACTCCTTCTATGGGCTTTTCATCTGCCATGGTG is part of the Prionailurus viverrinus isolate Anna chromosome C2, UM_Priviv_1.0, whole genome shotgun sequence genome and harbors:
- the LOC125174491 gene encoding small ubiquitin-related modifier 2-like; protein product: MADEKPIEGVKRGNNDHVHLKVVGQDGSVVLFKIKRHSAFSKLMKACCEQPLEMEHKDIIDVFLLQTGGVYEKMESAT